From a single Eremothecium sinecaudum strain ATCC 58844 chromosome III, complete sequence genomic region:
- the CYK3 gene encoding Cyk3p (Syntenic homolog of Ashbya gossypii ADL288C; Syntenic homolog of Saccharomyces cerevisiae YDL117W (CYK3)), protein MQHSLPNVPFKVKARYSWPGEQRKDLGFLESDIIEVTKVTGDWLYGHLLRNKKSGYFPFHYVELLQGTYGNFDPQLRQANVNAAKLPTIVALETQATDDMASLDTQRESKKAAIRDDGKQAIEGSGPQLSKHAEKYGVEHISKKHDPMPTICDISGPVNPSKDPKKINEAHNINKDSNNDRESRYRSGHLKTKHNPTRLKQNRYSDLPPLPPMPNLPDIKNMIKKGLPGPASGRESQVENVTNTRKPRKVAAGIETQNPSYYRKHAEFYDGYVPSRADVSSSVFDRSKFMDESLNNSEDSFAYMSDFSATSAGSLLRHRFARSFAASFHRSQDLTDLDVYDSLAIMNSISSCNSPKALNKETPVAVTAANTKTPNNYPKLPDMTNLHISSNEGFEWLQAQVHIKRAKSITAREKRDREIRTLSANSEIVLRPHDYINQEINTNEVYHGEKPGLVDIDIKSMDKEKVDKQTREFCKRNETIDLENFSKSGLISGYKTDIERLRAIFIYCTEFFKLVDDNGKTDFEQAPKNLDSIMQSKRCTPYELTWIFKLMADSLGIKSDIILGFLKTPNTDNMTFKFNHCWLRIVVNQEMRFVDVILGNITNPIHEYINNKKQLEAQDFYFLTEPLQLIYSHIPHYYEEQHIVPAVDKFIAHCLPLVFPSFFINDLQLYKFNLGLCDLHNSEVFECSLKVPSNVDLLASVVVEGKYAEKYENKELALVQYKHHKRTRIACIKAVLPPKTHSAILHIHSGVNGFGLGNLSLAPLSMIVPLSHDGNSQDYEYVVRVSSKGTNDVDLYINQPQNKYLFHNRSYTFEVDQNPRDSVCYNPADSFTSHERHILIQSPTGEIYKLQKTSPNEVFSLWTAEIHIQDVGTWLGIITTATEQAGSVFAKWTSI, encoded by the coding sequence ATGCAACACTCATTACCAAATGTACCATTTAAGGTCAAAGCTCGATATTCGTGGCCCGGTGAACAGAGAAAGGATCTAGGCTTCCTTGAAAGCGATATTATTGAAGTTACAAAAGTTACGGGCGATTGGCTATACGGCCACTTGCTACGTAATAAGAAGAGTGGATACTTTCCCTTTCACTATGTGGAGCTGTTGCAAGGAACTTATGGCAACTTCGACCCTCAACTGAGGCAAGCGAACGTTAATGCAGCCAAACTACCAACAATCGTGGCTCTAGAAACTCAAGCTACTGATGATATGGCTTCATTGGATACACAAAGGGAATCTAAGAAAGCAGCTATTAGAGATGATGGTAAACAGGCTATAGAAGGGAGTGGACCACAATTATCTAAGCATGCAGAGAAATATGGTGTTGAGCACATTAGTAAGAAACATGACCCAATGCCTACAATTTGTGATATATCTGGCCCAGTTAATCCTAGCAAAGATCCTAAGAAGATTAATGAAGCTCATAATATCAATAAGGACTCGAATAATGATCGAGAGTCGCGTTACAGATCTGGTCATCTAAAGACAAAACATAATCCAACGCGtttaaaacaaaatagaTATTCAGATCTACCACCGTTGCCCCCAATGCCAAACTTACCTGATATTAAGAACATGATCAAGAAAGGATTACCGGGTCCCGCCAGCGGAAGGGAATCTCAGGTCGAAAACGTGACAAACACGAGGAAGCCACGAAAGGTAGCCGCGGGAATTGAAACACAAAATCCTTCCTACTACCGCAAGCATGCTGAATTTTATGATGGATATGTACCTTCTCGAGCAGATGTTTCTTCATCGGTTTTTGATCGGTCGAAATTCATGGACGAATCCTTAAACAACAGTGAGGATAGTTTTGCCTATATGAGCGACTTTAGTGCTACTAGTGCTGGTAGTCTTCTAAGACATAGGTTTGCAAGGTCATTTGCGGCTTCATTCCATAGATCTCAAGACCTTACAGATCTGGATGTGTATGACAGCTTAGCAATAATGAACTCCATTTCATCGTGCAACTCACCTAAAGCTTTAAATAAAGAGACCCCGGTTGCTGTCACTGCAGCGAACACTAAAACGCCGAATAACTACCCCAAACTTCCAGACATGACAAATTTGCATATATCGTCCAATGAAGGCTTCGAATGGCTTCAGGCCCAGGTCCACATTAAGAGAGCGAAGTCAATAACGGCACGTGAGAAAAGGGATAGGGAAATAAGAACTCTATCTGCAAACTCTGAGATTGTATTGCGTCCTCATGATTACATCAATCAAGAAATTAATACAAATGAGGTGTATCACGGTGAGAAACCTGGACTGGTTGACATAGACATCAAATCAATGGACAAAGAAAAGGTCGATAAGCAAACCCGAGAGTTCTGTAAGCGAAATGAAACCATTGACCTCGAAAACTTCTCAAAATCCGGCCTCATATCTGGATATAAAACTGACATAGAGCGACTAAGGGCAATATTCATATACTGCACTGAGTTTTTTAAATTGGTGGATGACAACGGCAAAACTGACTTTGAACAAGCGCCAAAAAACCTGGATTCAATTATGCAATCCAAGCGCTGCACTCCATATGAATTGACTTGGATATTTAAACTCATGGCTGATAGCCTTGGTATCAAATCAGATATAATACTTGGATTTTTGAAAACTCCTAATACTGATAATATGACCTTTAAATTTAATCATTGTTGGCTCCGTATTGTTGTTAACCAAGAAATGAGATTTGTTGACGTAATCCTGGGAAACATAACTAACCCAATACACGAATACATTAACAATAAGAAACAACTTGAAGCCCAGGACTTTTATTTTTTGACTGAGCCTCTTCAGTTGATTTATTCACATATACCTCATTATTACGAAGAACAACATATTGTGCCCGCGGTTGATAAGTTTATCGCACATTGTTTGCCCCTTGTATTCCCATCGTTTTTTATAAACGACTTACAACTCTATAAGTTCAATTTGGGGCTATGTGATTTGCATAACTCTGAGGTTTTTGAGTGTTCCTTAAAGGTTCCATCAAACGTAGATTTGCTGGCGTCAGTAGTGGTAGAAGGGAAATACGCTGAAAAATACGAGAACAAAGAATTGGCCCTAGTGCAATATAAGCATCATAAACGAACTAGGATTGCATGCATAAAAGCAGTTTTACCACCTAAAACTCATAGCGCTATTCTTCACATTCATTCAGGCGTAAATGGCTTTGGATTAGGTAACCTATCTTTGGCACCATTGTCTATGATTGTTCCATTGTCCCACGACGGTAATTCCCAGGACTATGAATATGTAGTCAGGGTATCCTCAAAGGGAACCAATGATGTGGACCTATACATCAACCAACCTCAAAACAAATATCTCTTCCACAACCGCTCCTACACTTTTGAGGTGGACCAAAATCCACGAGACAGCGTATGCTACAACCCAGCGGACTCATTCACTAGCCACGAAAGGCATATTTTAATTCAATCACCCACTGGTGAGATTTACAAACTGCAAAAGACTAGTCCTAACGAAGTGTTTAGTTTATGGACAGCTGAAATACACATCCAGGATGTTGGCACTTGGCTTGGCATAATCACTACAGCTACCGAACAAGCGGGCTCGGTTTTTGCCAAATGGACATCCATATGA